The genomic interval GCAGGAGGAGCGCCCCAGCGCGCTGTGGTCGGTGGACTCGAACGACACCTACGAGGCGTCGCGGCTGCTCTTGCCCGGCTTCCTCGCGTCCTTCGCGGGCAAGGTGAAGGGGCGTCCCGTGGCGGCCATCCCCACGCGCTCCATGATGCTCATCACCGGGGACCAGGACCCGGTCATGCTGGAGCGGCTGTGCGACGTGGCCGAGCGGGAGCACGCGGCGAGCTCGCGCGGCATCTCCTTCGCGCTCTACACGGTGGATGACCAGGGCCGCGTGGTGCCGTACCGGCGCGCGGGCGACGACGCGCTCGCGCAGCGCATCCGTGGCAACCACCTGCGCTTCGCCATGCTGGAGTACAACGAGCAGAAGGCGCTGTTCGAGGCCCAGCATGAGGAGAGCGGCCTGGATGTGTTCGTCGCCGGCTTCAGCGCCATCGTGCGCGAGCGGGACGACCGGCCCATCTCCTGGTGCAGTTGGGGCCGCGAGGTGGACTCGATGCTGCCGGAGACGGACCTGGTCGTCGTCCAGGTCGCCGAGGAGGGCACGGACGACGAGCTGTGCATGGTGCCCTTCGCCGAGGTGCTCCGGGTGGCGGGCCACTGCCTGACGCCGGTGCCCGGGGCGTGGCCTCCGCGACACCGGACGCTGTCCTGGCCGGACGACGCCGTGCTCGAGAAGCTGCGCGCCGCCCGGGTGGAGCCCGACGACTACGCCGGGCCTTGACGAGACAGTGAGGTCAGCCGACCGACGGCCCGTGCGTCAGCGCCGGGCCGTCGCCGACCCGAGGAGATGACGATGCTCGCCTGCGTGGATGTGGACTACCGCGAAGCGCTCACCGTGGCCGCGTGCGTCCTGTTTCGCGATTGGGTGGACGGCGTGGAGGCCGGGCACCACGTGGACCGGGGACCTCGCGCGGCGGAGTACGAGCCCGGCCAGTTCTACCGCCGTGAGCTGCCCCACCTCTTGCGCGTGCTCGCCCTGGTGACGGAGCCGCTGGAGGCCATCGTCGTCGACGGCTACGTCTGGCTCGGCCAGGACAAGCCGGGCCTGGGAGCCCACCTGTACGAGGCGCTGGGGCGCGCCGTCCCCGTCATCGGCGTGGCCAAGACGTCCTTCCACTCCAGCGACGTCGCCCTGCCGGTGCTGCGGGGCCAGAGCCAGCGCCCGCTGTTCGTCAGCGCGGTGGGCCTGAGCACCACCGCCACCGCCGAGTCCATCCAGCGCATGCACGGCCCCTCGCGCCTGCCCACCCTGCTGGGCCGCGTGGACCGGCTGTGCCGCGAGTCGTGAGCGCCCCTGACACGCGCGTCGCGCTCGTGCGTCCGCGTCGTGTCTCCCGCGGGTGAGGGGCGCTCTGGGGCCGGGGCCGTACACCCCTGGTATGGCCCTTGCTGAATGGGCGGCCCCATGCGCCCATCGCGTCGTCCTCGGAGTCAGCATCTGGTGACGGGGTTGCTCCTCGTCCTCGTCATCTCGGCGTGTCCCCAGGAGCGTCGCGCCCTCACGCGCGCGGAGGTGGAGTCCATCACCTTCACGCGGCTGGAGCGCTTCGGCTCGGAGGCGGAGCTCGACGCGCACCTGGCTCAGGTGGAGGCGATTCGCTCGAGCCTGGCCACGGGCGGCGGCCCCGTCATCGGCTGCGGGGGTGAGCCCGCGAACGGAGAGCCGTCACCGCAGACCCCGGGAGAGTCGGAGCCCTCCATCACCCACAACCAGGAGGCCGGCGTCGACGAGGGCGACATCGTCAAGGCGGTGGGGGACTGGTTCGTGGTGCTGCGCCGGGGGCGGCTCTTCACGGTGCGCCAGGGAGCGGGCGCGCTGGAGCCGGTGGCGCAGGTGGACGCGCACGCACCGGGCTTCACCCGCGGCTCCTGGTACGACGAGATGCTGGTGTACGGACGGCGCATCGTCGTCGTGGGCTACAGCGACCTGGTGGGCGCGACCGAGCTGGGCCTGTTCCGCCTGGACGACGCGGGCGGGCTGACGCACGAGGCCACGCACTTCATCAGCTCGAGCGACTACTACTCCAGCCGCAACTACGCGAGCCGACTGGTGGGCGGCACGTTGGTGTTCTACCTGCCCTATCCGCTCACGACAGGCATGGTTTCGCTGCCGTCCACGCGCGCGTGGGTGCGTGGCAACGAGACGACGGCGTGGCGCCCCATCCTCTCGCGGCTGGAGGTGTTCAAGCCGGTGCAGACCACGCTGACGCCCATGCTGCACACGGTGGTGCGCTGCGATTTGGACGCGGCGGAGTTCACGTGCACGGCCCGCGCGTTGATGGCGCCCGCCTCGCGGACCTTCTACGTGTCGCGGGACGCCGTGTACCTGTGGGTGTCTCCGGGCTTCGAGTGGTGGACGGTGGAGGGGGAGACGCGGCGCACGCCTCGTGACTCGGTGGTGTATCGGTTGCCGTTGGAGGGGGGCGAGCCCGGGGCGCTTCGTGCGCGCGGCGCGCCCATCGACCCTTTCTCGTTCCGGCAGAACGAGGACGGACACCTGGATGCGTTGCTCGTGGCGACGGGCCAGGGTGATTCGATGTGGGGGCCGGAGCTGACACGCGGCGATGGGCGCTTCGCGCTCCTGCGTGCGCCGGTGGCGGCGTTCGATACGGAGCTGCGCGGCTTGCGCGCGGAGCACTTCACGGTGCTGCCGGGGCCCGTGACGGGCTCGCTGCACAACCGCTTCGTGGGGAACCACGTGCTGTGGGGTTCGGGTGATGCGACGACCCAGGACTCGAGTCGGGGCGAGCGCGCGGTGTGGGTGACGGACGTGCGTGTGCCCTCGGACGTGCATCGGTTGGCGCTGGAGCACTCCGTGACGCGGCTGGAGCCCCTGGGGAGCACGGGCGCGCTCGTGGCGGGGCAGGACCTGTTGGGGTTGAGGTTGAGCACGCTGTCGCTCACGGAAGGTGGGCCCGTGCGCAGTGACTCACTCTCGCGCCCCGGGGCAAGTCAGGGCGAGACGCGCAGTCACGGGTTCTTCTTCAAGCCGGATGGGACCGGGGGCGGGGTCATGGGCCTGCCCGTGCGGATGCAGGGGGGCTCATGGAGTCACTTGAGATACGGCTCCGCGGAGGTGTCCTTCCTGCGGGTGGATGCGGACTTGCGACTGTCGAGCCTGGGTACGCTCGTGGCGTCCACGGAGGCTCG from Myxococcus guangdongensis carries:
- a CDS encoding DUF1444 family protein — its product is MGFFKKLFGLGKKDEDTQASVDPREYLLRETESVLNADPAVSQVTRLPDEYGLSFLYHGKEMRTYLENLFAETREVSPEERTRIIERFIGAISNPGGSSLTWEEARERLLPVPRAASFGGQMPTGAHASSFMVEKRTLPFLRELLVVDLPETSMYVQPDLLEQWGVSVDEAFQAAYAHLDTLRDVGVELQEERPSALWSVDSNDTYEASRLLLPGFLASFAGKVKGRPVAAIPTRSMMLITGDQDPVMLERLCDVAEREHAASSRGISFALYTVDDQGRVVPYRRAGDDALAQRIRGNHLRFAMLEYNEQKALFEAQHEESGLDVFVAGFSAIVRERDDRPISWCSWGREVDSMLPETDLVVVQVAEEGTDDELCMVPFAEVLRVAGHCLTPVPGAWPPRHRTLSWPDDAVLEKLRAARVEPDDYAGP
- a CDS encoding endonuclease V; translation: MTMLACVDVDYREALTVAACVLFRDWVDGVEAGHHVDRGPRAAEYEPGQFYRRELPHLLRVLALVTEPLEAIVVDGYVWLGQDKPGLGAHLYEALGRAVPVIGVAKTSFHSSDVALPVLRGQSQRPLFVSAVGLSTTATAESIQRMHGPSRLPTLLGRVDRLCRES
- a CDS encoding beta-propeller domain-containing protein, coding for MTGLLLVLVISACPQERRALTRAEVESITFTRLERFGSEAELDAHLAQVEAIRSSLATGGGPVIGCGGEPANGEPSPQTPGESEPSITHNQEAGVDEGDIVKAVGDWFVVLRRGRLFTVRQGAGALEPVAQVDAHAPGFTRGSWYDEMLVYGRRIVVVGYSDLVGATELGLFRLDDAGGLTHEATHFISSSDYYSSRNYASRLVGGTLVFYLPYPLTTGMVSLPSTRAWVRGNETTAWRPILSRLEVFKPVQTTLTPMLHTVVRCDLDAAEFTCTARALMAPASRTFYVSRDAVYLWVSPGFEWWTVEGETRRTPRDSVVYRLPLEGGEPGALRARGAPIDPFSFRQNEDGHLDALLVATGQGDSMWGPELTRGDGRFALLRAPVAAFDTELRGLRAEHFTVLPGPVTGSLHNRFVGNHVLWGSGDATTQDSSRGERAVWVTDVRVPSDVHRLALEHSVTRLEPLGSTGALVAGQDLLGLRLSTLSLTEGGPVRSDSLSRPGASQGETRSHGFFFKPDGTGGGVMGLPVRMQGGSWSHLRYGSAEVSFLRVDADLRLSSLGTLVASTEARDDRCSKSCTDWYGNARPIFYRDRVFALMGYEFVEARVTQSAVEEAARVSYLQPVR